The Temnothorax longispinosus isolate EJ_2023e chromosome 12, Tlon_JGU_v1, whole genome shotgun sequence genome includes a window with the following:
- the LOC139823095 gene encoding uncharacterized protein — MHFRLSREKTFQLINQFRVSKIFMSLQDAGRVKITAEKHILCYLWFVGHQSASYRNIADRFGVTISALYNIITRVTDYIMLLAPNIIKYPTLVEKEETETFYRERKGFPGIIGAIDGLHIRIDKPLEDPDSYLNQKQYFSLHVQGTVDHKIKFMDLFIGYPGSVHDARVFRNSYLHNDLRELCAG; from the exons aTGCACTTTCGACTATCGAgagaaaaaacatttcaactCATTAATCAATTCAGagtatctaaaatatttatgtcttTACAAG atgcAGGACGTGTTAAAATAACAGCagaaaaacatatattatgttacCTATGGTTTGTAGGGCATCAAAGTGCATCTTATCGTAATATAGCTGATCGTTTTGGAGTGACAATAAGCGCTTTGTACAATATCATAACTCGAGTAACTGATTATATAATGTTACTAGCacctaatattattaaatatccaaCGTTAgttgaaaaagaagaaactgaaacattttatagagaaagaaagggattTCCTGGTATAATTG gTGCTATTGATGGTTTACACATAAGGATAGATAAGCCACTCGAAGATCCTGATTCATATCTTAACCAAAAGCAATATTTCTCTCTACATGTTCAAGGTACAGTGGaccacaaaataaaatttatggaTCTTTTTATAGGATATCCTGGTTCTGTTCACGATGCAAGAGTGTTTAGAAATTCCTATTTGCATAATGATCTACGTGAGTTGTGTGCAGGTTAG